The genomic segment ctctatatccaaactgaaaattatgtcacaaggagtacaacttacatggaaagtttcataattgtatcaaaaattgCACAACTATCGTACTATAtatatgctgctctactataaGTGGTTTCCAGAGTTATATCAGTAACAGGAGTCTGAGGCACACTGCACCCCCAGctgctgacagattttgaacatCACAGTAGAAACAAGCTGCACATTACTCACTATTTTGTGGCTGAAAttagtagtgacattcactactactTTTTTACAGTGCTAAAATGCTTCAAACTTACTTGATTTATGATTTCATGGGTAGCATAAGCGTATTCATGCTTGGTTCGTGCATTTAAGTCATAAATGAATTATGGTTTGTGGCTAGTCAGATATTGTAGTAACCCAAAAATATATACATACCCAAATTCTCCAATTTAAATAAAAACTTAAGATTTATAGCTGCTAACTTATTCAAGTTAACCTTTAACATCATATTTAAAATTGCAGTctgttatgaatgttctattagagtagtaagaCTGTTCtatgagtgactgctctattagagtatcttgatctttatatTAGCTTTGGCCATGTTCCCTTTTGAGGAACCAATATGAGTGTAAGTTTCCTAAcacattgtagctatatatactacCCTGCACTGTTCCCATTTACTCTGCacatttgtgctgccaaactaagaTACTGTAGTTTGGTGTTCCTGCTGCAAACTCACAAGATAAAATTTCACGGGGGTTCCTGGAACCCCAGGAGTATGCCCCTGCAAAGATCTTGAAATTCAACTACTAGAGAAAGCTACTTTGAATATGGACAAtagtttgtttgttgtttttgtttttatctgctttagcAGTTGTTAGGCACTGGAAGGTGAACACTGGATGGTGTGATGGTCTGTCTTTGCAAACAATATAAGGATGTTCTCTACTTAGTGTCATTCAAGCATTTCTTAAGCATGCAAGCATAGCAGATCATGGAGAACCAATGGGAGTAACTTATAAATGTATAATTAGtggttattgatttatatagaATGTGTAGTAGTGTATGCTGACATTGCTCGACATGTTTGCCCAATTTTAATATTATGAATGATAAGCAATAACAATGATCTTTGAAATTGAACTTAGCAAACTACTGCACAACAAACTTTTCAATACAAGTTGTAAATGCCATATAGACAGTCAATTAACTTTTGTATCATCTTTTAGAAATGTTGTAAAATAAATGTGCAGCTTTTAAATCTTTTGATGTCTCAAGCCTCAAAGAAGTGCATGCAGTTAACACTGACttttctatcagagtatcttaATTTTATACAGAATTTGAAGTGTCTTGGCTATACTCTTGTTATAGCACAATCCATAAATCAATATAGATGCTATAACAGCAGTTAGCAGGTGATAGTACATGTGTTTAATATAGCTAGTTAACAATATAAAATGTCACAACATATGCACCAACAGCTTAGAGTCAAGGGTAGCTATAGTGTGAGGCCATTCTATTAGAGCTCTTTGATTTGTGATGCGTCTATAGTCACACGTATATTAAGGACAGTAAACCACATCTTAtatggtataattatgtacataattGTGCAAAAATAGGATAAAGTTCTTATAATTTTTGTATACGTATGTTTATAAAATCCATTTTACAAAATTGCAGTAAAATGGAGTAGATATTGTGTCAGCACTGGGTCACAATCTAGAATGGTTATTTGGCTGGCAGTGCATCTACTATCAAACACATGCACTGTTAGCTCTTTTCACTACTGCTCTTATATTCTATGTAAGTTGAATATACCTGCATGGGTCTATACTCCTGCTTTCTGCATTTCCTTAAGAGTGGTACTTGCATTTTGTTTAGCTATCTCTTCAATGTCTTAACAACATTAAGCTTTCATTCTGATGAGTGCAGTGTGGATATCTCTTGTATTGATTCTGTCAGCATTGAGTGTGTCTACACAGTCTTCCATTGCATTAGATCggtacatataattatgctaaacaaCATCGAAGGGTGGTCTTTGCATCTGTTTACTCATTTACTCattacagtatatgtacaaGTATCTCTCACATTTTTACACCCAAGCAGTATGACTTTTTAAATAAAAGAGTTGTTGAAGCACCATCCAAAATATAGTAGGAAGTGTGAACTTTGGCTTGCATTTTGTATTGCAAAGCAAACTTCAAAGTGCCATGCAGATATCAGACACCTTATAAACTTTGATGCTTCAATTTTTCTAATGCAGATACGTGGCTTAGCTTGTTTACCCCTGTTCTGGTTAGCTATACCCCTGTGAACACCTTTGTATAACTGCTATCAGTTTATTCACAACATAAGAATGTAACATTGCAGCATAAAAATTCCAAACCCAAATATTATAACATGgcccttatatatatataatatctcTACCTGACTGTTTATTATTGCATGACTTGAAACATGTAACACTATAAAGTTAAGTCTAACATGTTTAAAATGCCAGATTGAGAAGAATGTCTATTCAACACAAATGCATAAATAGTAGCTATACATAATTACTTAAATAAACACAACAATTAAGGTGGACTTTGCTATTCCTGCAAAAAAGTAAATGCAATCAGCTTGCATGGCTTTGGGTCTTAACACATACAAAAGAAGTTATATCTAGCCATAttaaaacagccaaactgtaaaaaaaggtgtagcCTCCAAAacagggtgaaaaaagaaagtcgacagccaagaaatggctgcaatgaatTTATGTGGAATGCTATGTTGACAGTTGTACTGGCTATATATAGTACACAAGAGCTGAAAGATCCATTGCTATATACTAATGGCTACACTCCTCATTCAAACTATACATGGATCATTGACCTTCCAGCGGGGGCTGATCCAGcagggtttctgaggtttcagGCAATTAACAGTTTCCACCCAAAAATCTGATATTTTAAACATGCATATATGTTAGGAATTGATTGATATAGGCTGCTTATGCTTGCTTCTGCTGGTGCAGTATCAGGAACTGGCTAAACTAATGGTAAAGAGGTGGAGCAATGTGAAGTTCGGCAAACATGGGTGCCATTctggggatctgggggcatgcccctagaaAAATTCCAGGCCTTAAATAATTTGAGATATGATATAGactgtttttactgtgttggtacaAATAAACTAAGTAACTTAAAActacaaatgtgactgttctattagggtagttaactgctctattagagtatttcaatctgaacctTTGCAAATCAATACAAATCTCAGAATACATATTATTCAAAAGTTGCCTGAGGACTTCTCTAGGTTTAAGTGTgtatgcaacagaaaatttggggcatgctccccagtACTGAGGATTTCATGCTGCAGCAATGCAGATCATATAATGAGACATTTATGGTTCAGAAGTAACTATTTACAGCTACATATACGTAGCTgtaaaaatgtatgcattgaTATATAGCCTCCTTGGAGAGAGAGCTTACTTACTAATAAATAATTCATACAGCAAAGTAGTTTTTTTACACTTGCAGGTTGTGTCAGCAGTTATATACTGAGACACATCAGTAAATATTGTATAGCATATGTTTGAATAATTAAACCTAATAGTTTGTGTTACAAAGGGTTGaacaataataacaacacaTTATAGTTGACAAATCTAACTGTTCATTATAGCTATCCACTTTCACTGTATGCCAAGAGTGCAGATGCTCTATGATgtttgcatgcatacacataagGAATGATTTTGTGATTTCCACAAGCTGAAAAACATGGATGCTAACTCAGACCCTGGCAAAATAGCTGAATTAGATATTATGTATGAAATCTAAAACAAAATCTAACTCACATAAAAAATGTACCTTTGTTATGGCCCAATAACTGACAACATGTGGTATACTAATCACACtgtgcatgtagctatgtaataGTGATTGAAATAGTTGTGAATTAGCAATTAAGTATTTGATTATTCTAAAGGTATTTCTATTACTTGAATAAGTATACACACAAACTACTGATATGTATTCAAACTTCGTTTAGGGAGTAACCACCAACATAATCGCTCTCTcttcttttctaaaatagatatatattacataatatataattgtGTCACTTTATTTACTTATTATTGTGTAGGACTCAATCAAACAGTACAACACAGAGATACATGTAAGTGGAAAAATAACTTTGAGCAATGCAGTTTATTAAAATTAACTAAACATGTACTATATATTTAAATAAGCTCTTAGTAAATCAAATGCCAAATATACATAGCTAATAACCAAATATGTAGTTATGTATAATATCATATCCTTTCAGCACTATTATAAGGTAGTCAAGATTTATACCTATATACCGCATGGCTCCAGCTACAGCTAATGGTAGACTCTATGTGAAAGAGCAATAAGATCTCTGCAGACAAGTTGTTGCTTTTAGTATATATGTGAgcggatttgcaaaaaaaaaacacctttttccacacattttacatatcaacaaacaaaatgatgtaacacttgattcCTTATAACTGATTAACTTATTCTTAGTTTCAacatgcagccagatactgtagctacacgtATACAtccatggaaaatttcaggcaattaaaagccatgataaaaaagttatgaagcttcaaactTCCAAAAATGGGTCATATGTTGTAAGAGGAAAGGCAAATCCAgccacatatgtgaccgaatttgagaAAAGGGGTCAACCAATATATCAAatttgatgactcataacttcagattgaaaaATGCTATTGACTTGGAATTTGGTTAGTAGTGAGTGCTaacatagcttagtggatggagcaaatttcaggttaatatgtgtATTTATCACTAGGATATGGATTTccaagtttatgtgtgtggaagactcctttttgcaaacctggtcacatatatggtttgcATAGAAGTGTACTACAAGCTAATACTTACCATGTATATCCTACTCCTCAGCTGACAAATAAGTTGCTTTCAGTTTATCTTGGCAAAACTCGTATTTAGTGGGATACGGATTGTATACATTCAAGTTCGGCTAACTAATTAGCTGCTAATAAATTTATGACAATTTGCTAACAACATTTACTGTCTACTTAAAATCTGTATTCAGCTAGCTCTGGACATTTTTGTTACTTCCTGTAACCACATACATGTGTGTTTTAACTATATACTTTTCTGTTATTACACATGTAAGCCAAAATTCTGCTTAATTGTGTGATTTTATATTCTGTTTGTGCTTACACATTATTAGCTACTTTTGTTAACAACCTGTATAGCTAGCGGGACTAGAGCTATAAGTCATAGCAAAATCTGTACAGTAATCTACAGAGAATATAAGTgtttctaatattttcgttAACAGCATGTTTGCATGTCAAATGTTATGGATTTTGACAAACCTCAAACCCTCAACTATTCTCATAAAAGTCATGATGTCAAGAGAAGCCATGTATGTAAAACATGCATGTCAGCTATAAAAGCTGATGATCATATCACTGTATGATAACAAAGTGATTGTGGGAGGCTGTATGCAATGGTTGAAGTTCAGTCTTCTTCATATTTTAGTGTTAAGATACTGCTAGTATTAGTATCACTATTGCAGTACTCTGAATGCCAGATTCTATTAGGAAATCCTTGTGGAGGAAGTGGTAAGAAAACTGTTTGACAAATTTGCACACTTTGTTGTGTGGTGTACATGTAGCTTACTATGATGGGACAGATATAGGCAGGCCAGTGATAGTTGATAACTCAACTGGTGTACCACAATATGAGTACATTGAGGTAGATGGTTATCATCCACCATCCAACAAGTCAAAGAGAGCTGCTACTGCTTATAAGCACCGTCTGTGGCCAAAGGGCAAAGTCTACTTTGAGTTTCATAGTAGCTTAACTGGTGAGCTATAATGAACTGTCATATATTACTCTATTAGCAATCTTTAATATTCAGATGCAGAAAAGGAGGTAATTTATGATGCTATGAGACATTGGGAGGCTAAAACATGTATAAGATTTTGTCAAGGATGTACACCAGATGGATGCATCCGGTATTTCAGGGGACCAGGGTAAGTGAAACAATTATTTTTAATGTTACTACCCCTTTATGTGATTACATGAAGGGTCAAGCAATGTAGAGCAATGATAAATAATATTGcgtgcataataattattatgtttttgACATATGATGTTGAGCCATGATTTTTTATAGGTGCTGCTCTTATGTAGGGAGGATCAGTGGATATATTCAACCAGTTTCTATTGGGCAATATTGTGAATTTCCTCAAACAGTTCATGAAATTGGACATGCTCTTGGCTTTTGGCACGAGCAAAGTCGTCCTGACAGAGATGAGTATATTAAAGTTCATCCAAACAATATCCTAGCTGGACGAGTCCATAATTTTAATAAGGAGACCACTTCATCAGTTGACTCGTTAGGAGTAACATATGACTTCAATAGTATAATGCATTACAGTGCATACGCATTTTCAAAATCTCGTAGTGTAAAAACAATGACTTCAAAGGAACCTAACATTCCCCTTGGAAGGTCATCAGGACTAAGCCctttagacataattcaaaccCAACTTCTGTATAAAGAACAATGCAGTAAGTTATTTTGTGGTTGGAGTTGTTTAAAATATCATATTAGAATTACGTGGATCATCAACAAGTCAGCTTCCACCCAAGAAAACTGTCACACCAGTCCCTCAAATAGTACTACCACCAAATGGCAAACACTTGAAGGGAATGAATGGTCGATTCTCTCCCCCTAATTACCCTCAGCCATATAAGAGCAACACTTGTTATGTATGGATCATTGAAGTCCCTGAAGGATATTTTATCTCTATTCAAATATTTAACATCCGCATTGCGTACGTAAATTGTGACACCACCATGTTAAGTAGACATTCATAGTTATACTACTATACTATACAGGTCACCATGCAATGTGAACCATGTAGCAGTGTACAGTGGAACAACAGATGATCGAAGCATTCTAATTAGGGAGGTGTGTGGTACTTGGGCCCGCTACCGATTCTGGACAGGACGTCACTTTGCTTACATTAAGTTTTGTACTGGGCCTTCTGCCAATACTAGGGGATATACTGGGTTCTCTGAAATATCTTTTGAAGCTAAcggtatatacacacacatatttaACCGatgataaaatatttttgtactaCAGATATCAATGAATGTCGCTACTCTTATTGTGACCATAATTGTACCAACCTGCAGGGATCTTACAAGTGTACATGTAATGATGGCTACTATCTAGATAGAGATGGCAAAAGTTGTTTAGGTAATCAGTGATAGTTAGAAATAATTGTTTCTAAATTATGTGTGTCATATTCAGATGTGAATGAGTGTGGTAATAGCAATGGAGGCTGTGCACAAAAATGTGTCAACACAGCAGGCAGTCATCGATGTGAGTGTTCCAATGGACAAATAGGCTGTTATGGAGGTGAGCATCTGTTATGACATTGTCACTTACTACTATAACAATATGTGTAGGAGTTAGTTGTATGGCAGCCAATTACACATACCAATAATTGTATGATATATATTCACAGGACAGTTATGTTCAAGTAATAATGGTGGGTGTGATCACAATTGTGCTGATAGGACATCTGGTCCAGTGTGCACTTGTAACAGTGGCTATGAGTTACAGAGTGATAAGAAATCTTGTCGTGGTCAGTGGTCTATATTGTTATCCAGTATTAAATAGTTAGTGTGTGTACTACTATAGACATCAATGAGTGTAATACTAACAGAGGGATATGTGGTGCTGGTGGAACTTGTGTGAACAGAGCAGGATCCTACACTTGTCGGTGTAATCGTGGGTATCAGTTGAGAAATAAGAAATGCCAAGGTATGCAGTTTTGATAATGTCACACAGTTAATGCACATTGTCCAATCAGATACTAATGAATGCTCTAATCCAACATCATGTGGTGCAAATAGTAAGTGTGTTAATCTACCAGGAACATACAGGTGTGACTGTAATAGTGGCTATATATTAAAGAGTGGACAGTGTAGAGGTATGAAGGAGATCATACCTAGAAATTTTAATCTTGTACACTACCAGATATTAATGAGTGTGCTGATCCAACATCATGTGATTCAACAAATCAGCGCTGCATTAATTTACTAGGGTCATTCAGGTGTGAGTGTAACAGTGGCTACAGGCAGTTGAGAAATGGACGCTGTGAAGGTATGTAGCTACATCAGTAATCAAAGGCGACTGATCTCAATTACACATGGCTTATATGTCAGTCCCAAATCACATCAGTCAGTAATCACCATGCATGGTTGCTGTAGCTTATAATATCCtacatctgtgtgtgtgtgttttttgttgttgttgcagaCATTAATGAGTGCAGTGACAGGTCTCAGTGCTCTGATCCTAGCAAAAAATGTGTGAATCTACCTGGAACATTTAGATGTGAGTGTAAAGATGGTTACAAGCAACTGCAGAATAGGAACTGTGAAGGTATGTGTATGCGTTGTACGAGTGTTTAGTACCAATAAATGATTTAAAAGACCAAGGGAGCTAAGACATAATATGTATAGCCAATGCAGGGTCTAAAAAGGAACTAACAAAATATGCTGTACatcatgtatgtacgtatgtatgttgtTTATTGGCCCATGCTGTCAAGCAGTTATTTACACTGTACATAATCAGCATTTCAATAATATCCTGTCCACGTTGTAGATATTGATGAGTGCACTACCAACCCAAGTGTATGTAAGAAAAATGAAAAATGTGTCAACAAACCAGGAGGATATTCTTGTCAGTGCAAACAAGGATATAGGAAAAATGATAGGGGAAACTGTaaaggtatgtatgtgtgtactaatcATTACAAGCTGTGTTAAGGAAAACAAATTCTGTGGTATTTGTTACAGAAGAATGTATTGCATCAGGGTATATTATTGTGCATACAGATATCAATGAATGTGCTGAGGGCACACACAAGTGTGAACACAAATGTGTGAACACAGAAGGATCACATTATTGTGAGTGTTCTGCTGGTTATGAAATAAAAAGGAGAAGCTGTAGAGATATGTGATGCATATTCTGTTTGATATTCATTGTGGATATAGCAATTAACCCTATTAAACATATATAGTAAATCATTTGTATCTAATTAACCTCAAAGATTGTTTGTGCCACTTCAGTAACCAGGAGCTGTTTGATACTTGGGTGTACTGCATGTTAAGTGTAACCTAATACTTGTAATGTGCATTGTGGTTTACTTAATATGCATTAATATGTACCCAACCCTAAGACAATCAGCCTGGTGTACAGTACAGGCAGACTACATTatcatgtatataattatgtatgtgcatgtgaaTACAATGTTCTCATGCTATCTGTCTAGATATCAATGAGTGTGCTACTGGTAATCATACCTGTGAGCAGAAGTGTGTTAACACAGAGGGCTCCTACTCCTGTGAATGTCGCAGTGGTTATGAGCTTAGAAGAGACAAGCGTACATGTAGAGGTAAAGCAATTGATGTGATGAGCCATCATGTACTAAAATCATATTCATCACTTTCAGATATTAATGAGTGTAGAACTGGTAATCACAGTTGTGAACAGAAGTGTGTTAACACAGATGGGTCCTACCACTGTGAGTGTGAAAGTGGTTATGAGCTTAGAAGGAGATCATGCAGAGGTAAACTATATATTGATCATGTGCTAAAGTTACTGATCACTTGTAGATATTGATGAGTGCAAGGTTCAAGAACACAATAACTGTTCCCAGATATGTACTAACTTACCAGGCTCTTATCAGTGTGAGTGTAATAAAGGCTATCAACTACGTCGAGATCAAAAATCTTGCAGAGGTAAAGTGTCCAAGCAATCATATAATTCTTTGGTGTAGCTGCCATGGCAATAAACTTTTGTATGCTATTATTAACGTTGCCATATCATTGACACCATATATTTATGTCTCTTTTAACTGCAGTCCTTACCAAGCTGCTATATATAGGTAATCTGTTTAGTATTGTTATATACATAGAACATTAGTCACTAAATGCTTTGACTAATGACAGATCCATTTGGGGAAAATGTTGACTCTTGCAGCTTTTCAAGTGGTATGCACAAAGTTCATGTGGTAAATGTGTATATAGAAGCTGTATTAATAGGATGGCCTGCCATGGAT from the Dysidea avara chromosome 13, odDysAvar1.4, whole genome shotgun sequence genome contains:
- the LOC136242784 gene encoding uncharacterized protein isoform X2, translating into MFIIHHPTCQRELLLYPLHSGLNQTVQHRDTSYYDGTDIGRPVIVDNSTGVPQYEYIEVDGYHPPSNKSKRAATAYKHRLWPKGKVYFEFHSSLTDAEKEVIYDAMRHWEAKTCIRFCQGCTPDGCIRYFRGPGCCSYVGRISGYIQPVSIGQYCEFPQTVHEIGHALGFWHEQSRPDRDEYIKVHPNNILAGRVHNFNKETTSSVDSLGVTYDFNSIMHYSAYAFSKSRSVKTMTSKEPNIPLGRSSGLSPLDIIQTQLLYKEQCKLRGSSTSQLPPKKTVTPVPQIVLPPNGKHLKGMNGRFSPPNYPQPYKSNTCYVWIIEVPEGYFISIQIFNIRIASPCNVNHVAVYSGTTDDRSILIREVCGTWARYRFWTGRHFAYIKFCTGPSANTRGYTGFSEISFEANDINECRYSYCDHNCTNLQGSYKCTCNDGYYLDRDGKSCLDVNECGNSNGGCAQKCVNTAGSHRCECSNGQIGCYGGQLCSSNNGGCDHNCADRTSGPVCTCNSGYELQSDKKSCRDINECNTNRGICGAGGTCVNRAGSYTCRCNRGYQLRNKKCQDTNECSNPTSCGANSKCVNLPGTYRCDCNSGYILKSGQCRDINECADPTSCDSTNQRCINLLGSFRCECNSGYRQLRNGRCEDINECSDRSQCSDPSKKCVNLPGTFRCECKDGYKQLQNRNCEDIDECTTNPSVCKKNEKCVNKPGGYSCQCKQGYRKNDRGNCKDINECAEGTHKCEHKCVNTEGSHYCECSAGYEIKRRSCRDINECATGNHTCEQKCVNTEGSYSCECRSGYELRRDKRTCRDINECRTGNHSCEQKCVNTDGSYHCECESGYELRRRSCRDIDECKVQEHNNCSQICTNLPGSYQCECNKGYQLRRDQKSCRDINECTTGLHDCEHICVNKRGSYECECQDGYEPGRNKSTCKDIDECKRGLHKCSDQSTCMNTLGSYKCVSADCSPGYRDTKDGCKDINECEGDHGCAHECVNTLGSYKCTCRPGYRLGGNDKRCKDNDECLTNNGGCDHICTNTKGSYQCSCNTSYVLAADNMKCNLDSCGYITKDLSGSIATNGYPNSLYAPHSNCTWVIDLPRRYKSIELKFDGLFIEQSVDCVKDKVIILNGKNTDSLPLGSYCGSQLPATVHSSTGDVTVRFTSDGANNKKGFKLRYRGLEERVTGLFDCDIVITDEGTFGPTTFPSKYIDPMACQYRIVAPSRKQRVKLTFLYVDVHDSECYLDNVSVYSGRQATIDKRLTQFCNGSHGNTVVTSTGSRMVVVFFGNTPKKYRGFHASVQFLQ
- the LOC136242784 gene encoding uncharacterized protein isoform X1, which encodes MVEVQSSSYFSVKILLVLVSLLQYSECQILLGNPCGGSAYYDGTDIGRPVIVDNSTGVPQYEYIEVDGYHPPSNKSKRAATAYKHRLWPKGKVYFEFHSSLTDAEKEVIYDAMRHWEAKTCIRFCQGCTPDGCIRYFRGPGCCSYVGRISGYIQPVSIGQYCEFPQTVHEIGHALGFWHEQSRPDRDEYIKVHPNNILAGRVHNFNKETTSSVDSLGVTYDFNSIMHYSAYAFSKSRSVKTMTSKEPNIPLGRSSGLSPLDIIQTQLLYKEQCKLRGSSTSQLPPKKTVTPVPQIVLPPNGKHLKGMNGRFSPPNYPQPYKSNTCYVWIIEVPEGYFISIQIFNIRIASPCNVNHVAVYSGTTDDRSILIREVCGTWARYRFWTGRHFAYIKFCTGPSANTRGYTGFSEISFEANDINECRYSYCDHNCTNLQGSYKCTCNDGYYLDRDGKSCLDVNECGNSNGGCAQKCVNTAGSHRCECSNGQIGCYGGQLCSSNNGGCDHNCADRTSGPVCTCNSGYELQSDKKSCRDINECNTNRGICGAGGTCVNRAGSYTCRCNRGYQLRNKKCQDTNECSNPTSCGANSKCVNLPGTYRCDCNSGYILKSGQCRDINECADPTSCDSTNQRCINLLGSFRCECNSGYRQLRNGRCEDINECSDRSQCSDPSKKCVNLPGTFRCECKDGYKQLQNRNCEDIDECTTNPSVCKKNEKCVNKPGGYSCQCKQGYRKNDRGNCKDINECAEGTHKCEHKCVNTEGSHYCECSAGYEIKRRSCRDINECATGNHTCEQKCVNTEGSYSCECRSGYELRRDKRTCRDINECRTGNHSCEQKCVNTDGSYHCECESGYELRRRSCRDIDECKVQEHNNCSQICTNLPGSYQCECNKGYQLRRDQKSCRDINECTTGLHDCEHICVNKRGSYECECQDGYEPGRNKSTCKDIDECKRGLHKCSDQSTCMNTLGSYKCVSADCSPGYRDTKDGCKDINECEGDHGCAHECVNTLGSYKCTCRPGYRLGGNDKRCKDNDECLTNNGGCDHICTNTKGSYQCSCNTSYVLAADNMKCNLDSCGYITKDLSGSIATNGYPNSLYAPHSNCTWVIDLPRRYKSIELKFDGLFIEQSVDCVKDKVIILNGKNTDSLPLGSYCGSQLPATVHSSTGDVTVRFTSDGANNKKGFKLRYRGLEERVTGLFDCDIVITDEGTFGPTTFPSKYIDPMACQYRIVAPSRKQRVKLTFLYVDVHDSECYLDNVSVYSGRQATIDKRLTQFCNGSHGNTVVTSTGSRMVVVFFGNTPKKYRGFHASVQFLQ